A region from the Hippopotamus amphibius kiboko isolate mHipAmp2 chromosome 15, mHipAmp2.hap2, whole genome shotgun sequence genome encodes:
- the TRIM17 gene encoding E3 ubiquitin-protein ligase TRIM17 isoform X1 — protein MDAVELARKLQEEATCSICLDYFTDPVMTTCGHNFCRECIQLTWEKAKGQKRRRKGKGSFPCPECRELSPQRNLRPNRLLTKVAEMARQHPSLRSRDLCQVHQEMLKLFCEDDQSPICVICRESQEHRPHSVVPIEEAVQEYKLKLEEDMGYLREEMMKTGKLQAKEEETLAEWQEKVKERRERIGAEFEKIGLFLLEEKQRLLQALKEEEEETVEKLQKSVASLQQQSRSLEMLLLQLEDRNEHPPLQMLQDKKDLLSRKNSLSVQYPEATPTILKTVCRVPGQIEVLKSFQALGHPRTPEDTQERTGNDLGLPDTSTQPRPPLVLAVSALRREPSDRAGHPAGPGPCISGTPGPDREAWHCNPGAAWRKRRTPA, from the exons ATGGATGCTGTAGAACTTGCCAGAAAATTACAGGAGGAGGCCACGTGCTCCATCTGTCTCGACTACTTCACAGACCCTGTGATGACCACCTGTGGTCACAACTTCTGCCGAGAGTGCATCCAGCTGACCTGGGAAAAGGCCAAAGgccagaaaaggagaagaaaggggaagggcTCCTTTCCCTGCCCCGAGTGCCGCGAGCTATCCCCCCAGAGGAATCTGCGGCCCAACCGTCTGCTGACCAAGGTGGCCGAGATGGCACGGCAGCACCCCAGCCTACGGAGCAGGGACCTGTGCCAGGTGCACCAGGAGATGCTCAAACTCTTCTGTGAGGACGACCAGAGCCCCATCTGTGTCATCTGCAGGGAGTCCCAGGAACACCGGCCCCATAGTGTGGTACCTATTGAGGAGGCTGTGCAGGAGTACAAG TTGAAGTTGGAGGAGGACATGGGGTACCTGCGAGAGGAAATGATGAAGACCGGGAAGTTGCAGGCCAAGGAGGAAGAGACCTTGGCTGAGTGGCAG gagaAGGTGAAGGAGCGGAGGGAGCGCATCGGGGCTGAGTTTGAGAAGATTGGCCTCTTCTTGTTGGAGGAGAAGCAGCGCCTCCTCCAGgccctgaaggaggaggaggaggagacagtgGAAAAGCTGCAGAAGAGCGTGGCCTCACTGCAGCAGCAGAGTCGCTCCTTGGAGATGCTGCTACTGCAGTTGGAGGACAGGAATGAGCACCCACCACTGCAGATgctgcag GATAAGAAGGACCTCCTCAGCAG GAAGAACAGCCTGAGCGTGCAGTACCCAGAGGCCACCCCCACCATTCTGAAGACCGTCTGCAGGGTCCCAGGGCAGATAGAGGTGCTCAAGAGTTTCCAAG CCCTGGGACACCCGAGGACACCCGAGGACACCCAGGAGCGCACCGGGAACGACTTGGGGCTCCCCGACACTTCGACACAGCCTCGGCCTCCCCTTGTCCTCGCGGTCTCTGCGCTTCGCAGAGAACCCAGTGACCGTGCGGGGCACCCGGCTGGCCCCGGCCCCTGCATCTCAGGTACCCCTGGGCCCGACAGAGAGGCCTGGCACTGCAACCCCGGGGCAGCCTGGAGGAAGCGGCGCACGCCCGCGTAG
- the TRIM17 gene encoding E3 ubiquitin-protein ligase TRIM17 isoform X2: MDAVELARKLQEEATCSICLDYFTDPVMTTCGHNFCRECIQLTWEKAKGQKRRRKGKGSFPCPECRELSPQRNLRPNRLLTKVAEMARQHPSLRSRDLCQVHQEMLKLFCEDDQSPICVICRESQEHRPHSVVPIEEAVQEYKLKLEEDMGYLREEMMKTGKLQAKEEETLAEWQEKVKERRERIGAEFEKIGLFLLEEKQRLLQALKEEEEETVEKLQKSVASLQQQSRSLEMLLLQLEDRNEHPPLQMLQDKKDLLSRKNSLSVQYPEATPTILKTVCRVPGQIEVLKSFQEDVVPDPSTAYPYLLLYESRQRRYLSTPMDGTPCGKDRFLAYPCAVGQETFSSGRHYWEVGMNLTGDALWALGVCRDNVSRRGRVLKSPENGFWVVQLCKGKRYAPATSALIPVTVTEPPSHVGIFLDFEAGEVSFYNVNNGSHLHTYSQPTFPGPLQPFFCLGAPKSGQMVISTVTLWVKG; encoded by the exons ATGGATGCTGTAGAACTTGCCAGAAAATTACAGGAGGAGGCCACGTGCTCCATCTGTCTCGACTACTTCACAGACCCTGTGATGACCACCTGTGGTCACAACTTCTGCCGAGAGTGCATCCAGCTGACCTGGGAAAAGGCCAAAGgccagaaaaggagaagaaaggggaagggcTCCTTTCCCTGCCCCGAGTGCCGCGAGCTATCCCCCCAGAGGAATCTGCGGCCCAACCGTCTGCTGACCAAGGTGGCCGAGATGGCACGGCAGCACCCCAGCCTACGGAGCAGGGACCTGTGCCAGGTGCACCAGGAGATGCTCAAACTCTTCTGTGAGGACGACCAGAGCCCCATCTGTGTCATCTGCAGGGAGTCCCAGGAACACCGGCCCCATAGTGTGGTACCTATTGAGGAGGCTGTGCAGGAGTACAAG TTGAAGTTGGAGGAGGACATGGGGTACCTGCGAGAGGAAATGATGAAGACCGGGAAGTTGCAGGCCAAGGAGGAAGAGACCTTGGCTGAGTGGCAG gagaAGGTGAAGGAGCGGAGGGAGCGCATCGGGGCTGAGTTTGAGAAGATTGGCCTCTTCTTGTTGGAGGAGAAGCAGCGCCTCCTCCAGgccctgaaggaggaggaggaggagacagtgGAAAAGCTGCAGAAGAGCGTGGCCTCACTGCAGCAGCAGAGTCGCTCCTTGGAGATGCTGCTACTGCAGTTGGAGGACAGGAATGAGCACCCACCACTGCAGATgctgcag GATAAGAAGGACCTCCTCAGCAG GAAGAACAGCCTGAGCGTGCAGTACCCAGAGGCCACCCCCACCATTCTGAAGACCGTCTGCAGGGTCCCAGGGCAGATAGAGGTGCTCAAGAGTTTCCAAG AGGACGTGGTACCCGACCCCTCCACGGCATACCCTTATCTCCTCTTGTATGAGAGCCGCCAGAGGCGCTACCTGAGCACCCCGATGGATGGCACACCCTGTGGCAAGGACAGGTTCCTAGCCTACCCCTGTGCGGTGGGCCAAGAGACCTTCTCCTCGGGGAGGCACTACTGGGAGGTGGGCATGAACCTCACCGGTGATGCACTGTGGGCCCTGGGCGTGTGCAGGGACAACGTGAGCCGGAGGGGCAGGGTCCTCAAGTCCCCAGAAAATGGGTTCTGGGTGGTGCAGCTATGCAAGGGAAAGAGGTATGCACCTGCCACGTCGGCCCTAATCCCCGTCACGGTGACCGAGCCCCCCAGCCACGTGGGCATCTTCCTGGATTTCGAGGCTGGAGAGGTGTCCTTCTACAATGTGAACAATGGGTCCCACCTGCATACCTACTCCCAGCCCACcttcccaggccccctgcagcccTTCTTCTGCCTTGGGGCCCCCAAATCAGGCCAGATGGTCATTTCTACAGTGACCCTATGGGTGAAGGGATAG